In a genomic window of Amblyomma americanum isolate KBUSLIRL-KWMA chromosome 4, ASM5285725v1, whole genome shotgun sequence:
- the LOC144128515 gene encoding major facilitator superfamily domain-containing protein 6-like: MTIKENMITLLKYTRPNLHLLPLKMHMFLYFGAVVGVMPFTTVLAKQLGISAALAGLVNTTLLFLSILMRFAFGSLTDKVQQLKVVLIAIISVESFFHFLLIYVPPIKPTYLDIAVPSPENVFQNDTQLLCFSQAHFEDCQPHSDEPCRMSCEYAADNSSSSSAQDIAFPFNCSVMCYQQQWCLPVDEVVGVNASFLDAAVRTCTVRCPAAHQPNTMRTATFWLFAVFRVLGGTAFGVGISLADAAAYAMLRDRKEDYGKQRLWGTIGWGALAPLIGYLNELATGDSPYIDYSPGFYMLAAFTLMDVFSLCFLDVPRSSSSKQLLKDLSEVLVNPRALFFTFSVLNIGFLMGFVWSYGLWYLQDLGATPTLLGANLAVQCFGGEVPVLFFSGWIIKRIGYGNAVSLSIAGLCLRLAVYSFGTDVWAMLPVEVTHGLCFGLFYAAMTSYASTAAPPGTEATMQGILGGTFEGLGIASGTLVAGQLYSEVGGRQTCYIYFIYSVVFLVFHIGVQLFFTVSDSRRESVLSGSQPSQRDEDQDQASGLALAVAEPDSSRSGKEEEEGEEVV, encoded by the exons ATGACAATCAAGGAGAACATGATAACCCTGCTGAAGTACACGAGGCCGAACCTGCACCTGCTGCCTCTCAAGATGCACATGTTTCTATACTTTGGAG cggtggtcgGCGTAATGCCCTTCACGACGGTTCTGGCCAAGCAGCTGGGCATATCAGCGGCGCTGGCCGGTCTTGTCAACACGACCCTGCTCTTTCTGTCTATTCTCATGCGGTTCGCCTTCGGCTCGCTCACCGACAAGGTGCAGCAGCTCAAGGTCGTCCTCATTGCCATCATAAGTGTGGAGAGCTTCTTCCACTTCCTGCTCATATACGTGCCGCCCATCAAGCCTACCTATCTCGACATTGCCGTGCCGTCGCCCGAGAACGTTTTCCAGAACGACACGCAGCTCCTCTGTTTCTCCCAAGCACACTTCGAGGACTGCCAGCCCCACAGCGACGAGCCGTGCCGCATGAGCTGCGAGTACGCGGCGgacaatagcagcagcagcagcgcgcagGACATCGCGTTCCCCTTCAACTGCAGCGTCATGTGCTACCAGCAGCAGTGGTGCCTGCCCGTGGACGAGGTGGTCGGTGTGAACGCGTCCTTCTTGGACGCCGCCGTGAGGACGTGCACGGTGCGCTGTCCGGCGGCCCACCAGCCGAACACGATGCGCACGGCCACCTTCTGGCTGTTCGCCGTCTTCCGCGTGCTGGGTGGCACGGCGTTCGGCGTGGGCATCTCGCTGGCCGACGCGGCGGCGTACGCCATGCTGCGCGACCGCAAGGAGGATTACGGCAAGCAGCGGCTCTGGGGCACCATCGGGTGGGGTGCGCTGGCGCCGCTCATCGGCTACCTCAACGAGCTGGCCACGGGCGACTCGCCTTACATCGACTACAGCCCGGGCTTCTACATGCTGGCCGCGTTCACGCTGATGGACGTGTTCAGCCTGTGCTTCCTGGACGTGCCGCGGTCCTCGTCgtccaagcagctgctcaaggacCTGAGCGAGGTGCTGGTGAACCCGCGCGCGCTCTTCTTCACCTTCTCGGTGCTCAACATCGGCTTCCTCATGGGCTTCGTCTGGAGCTACGGCCTCTGGTACCTTCAGGACCTGGGCGCCACGCCCACCCTGCTCGGCGCCAATCTGGCCGTGCAGTGCTTCGGCGGCGAGGTGCCGGTCCTCTTCTTCTCGGGCTGGATCATCAAGCGCATCGGCTACGGCAACGCGGTCAGCCTGTCCATCGCCGGACTGTGCCTGCGCCTGGCCGTGTACAGCTTTGGCACCGACGTCTGGGCCATGCTGCCCGTCGAGGTGACGCACGGCCTCTGCTTCGGCCTCTTCTACGCCGCCATGACCTCTTACGCCAGCACCGCGGCGCCGCCGGGCACCGAGGCCACCATGCAGGGCATCCTGGGAGGCACCTTCGAAGGACTCG gCATAGCCAGCGGCACACTCGTGGCTGGTCAACTATATAGCGAGGTTGGAGGCCGGCAAACCTGCTACATCTATTTCATCTACAGTGTCGTCTTCCTGGTATTCCACATTGGGGTCCAGTTGTTCTTTACCGTCAGCGACTCAAGACGTG